From the Lolium rigidum isolate FL_2022 chromosome 2, APGP_CSIRO_Lrig_0.1, whole genome shotgun sequence genome, one window contains:
- the LOC124685914 gene encoding armadillo repeat-containing protein LFR isoform X1 → MQKQTGKSGGGGGSASVKRGRPFGSTTGSGAAAAAAAASIGDPAAPAALVGPSLQLLTALSDQNNKRIVLALQSGLKSEILWALNALTVLSFKEKDDLRRDATPLAKVPGLLDALLQVIDDWRDIAMPKDHTKPPRARTLGANITLSGFGLENVGQVYLDTATPSNDQPKIEDSTITKKRSAGFLFDEDGLFNIDDEGRTERQQCAVAASNIIRNFSFMPENETTMVQHRHCLETVFQCLEDQNADDELITNMLETLVNLAPVLDLRIFSSSKPSFIPITEKSAVQAIMSMLDSSVKAWHCAAAELIGRLIINPDNESFLLPVISQIYKRLVDLLSVQAFDAQAAAVSALYNVSEVNMDCRLRLASERWAVDRLLKIVKAPHPVAEVCRKAAVILESLVSEPQNRMHLLVHENTFAEILTSEGKYSDTFARILYELTARPSNKVTSGQAIWGNIN, encoded by the exons ATGCAGAAGCAGACGGGCAAGTCCGGCGGGGGCGGCGGTTCAgcgtcggtgaagcgcgggcgcCCGTTCGGAAGCACCACCGGCAGCGGGGCCGCGGCGGCAGCCGCGGCGGCGTCCATCGGCGACCCGGCGGCGCCGGCCGCCCTCGTCGGGCCCTCCCTCCAGCTCCTCACGGCCCTCTCCG AtcagaataataaaagaattgtccTTGCATTGCAAAGTGGGTTGAAGAGTGAGATACTGTGGGCATTGAATGCCCTCACAGTACTCTCTTTTAAGGAGAAGGATGATCTCCGTCGGGATGCAACACCTCTTGCTAAAGTTCCTGGGCTCTTGGATGCTCTCCTTCAAGTT ATTGATGACTGGCGAGATATCGCAATGCCCAAGGACCATACGAAACCACCAAGAGCAAGAACTTTGGGTGCCAATATAACACTGTCAGGCTTTGGTCTTGAAAATGTTGGACAAGTCTACTTAGACACTGCCAC TCCTTCAAATGATCAACCAAAGATAGAGGACTCCACTATCACAAAGAAGAGATCTGCAGGATTTTTGTTTGATGAAGATGGTCTGTTTAATATTGATGATGAAGGGCGGACAGAGAGGCAACAGTGTGCTGTTGCAGCCTCGAACATAATCCGCAATTTCTCTTTCATGCCAGAAAACGAGACTACCATGGTTCAACATAGACATTGCTTGGAGACTGTATTTCAGTGCCTGGAAGACCAAAATGCAG ATGATGAGCTCATAACAAATATGCTGGAGACTCTTGTCAATTTGGCACCTGTGCTGGACCTTCGAATCTTCAGCTCTTCAAAGCCATCATTTATTCCAATTAC TGAGAAAAGCGCAGTTCAAGCCATAATGAGCATGCTGGACTCTTCTGTGAAGGCGTGGCATTGTGCTGCGGCTGAATTGATTGGGCGGCTAATAATTAATCCAGACAATGAATCGTTTCTTCTTCCTGTGATTTCACAG ATATACAAGAGGTTAGTTGATCTGTTGAGCGTGCAAGCATTCGATGCACAGGCTGCTGCTGTTAGCGCACTCTACAACGTATCAGAAGTGAATATGGATTGTAGGCTGAGGCTCGCTAGTGAGCGATG GGCTGTCGACAGACTTCTCAAGATCGTGAAGGCACCACACCCGGTTGCCGAGGTTTGCAGGAAAGCAGCGGTGATATTGGAGAGCCTTGTCTCTGAGCCTCAAAACAGGATGCACCTCCTCGTCCATGAGAACACGTTTGCCGAGATCCTGACGTCGGAAGGGAAATACTCTGACACGTTCGCTCGGATCCTGTATGAGCTGACCGCGAGGCCGAGCAACAAGGTGACGTCCGGGCAAGCTATTTGGGGAAACATAAACTGA
- the LOC124685914 gene encoding armadillo repeat-containing protein LFR isoform X2 — protein MQKQTGKSGGGGGSASVKRGRPFGSTTGSGAAAAAAAASIGDPAAPAALVGPSLQLLTALSDQNNKRIVLALQSGLKSEILWALNALTVLSFKEKDDLRRDATPLAKVPGLLDALLQVIDDWRDIAMPKDHTKPPRARTLGANITLSGFGLENVGQVYLDTATPSNDQPKIEDSTITKKRSAGFLFDEDGLFNIDDEGRTERQQCAVAASNIIRNFSFMPENETTMVQHRHCLETVFQCLEDQNAEDDELITNMLETLVNLAPVLDLRIFSSSKPSFIPITEKSAVQAIMSMLDSSVKAWHCAAAELIGRLIINPDNESFLLPVISQIYKRLVDLLSVQAFDAQAAAVSALYNVSEVNMDCRLRLASERWAVDRLLKIVKAPHPVAEVCRKAAVILESLVSEPQNRMHLLVHENTFAEILTSEGKYSDTFARILYELTARPSNKVTSGQAIWGNIN, from the exons ATGCAGAAGCAGACGGGCAAGTCCGGCGGGGGCGGCGGTTCAgcgtcggtgaagcgcgggcgcCCGTTCGGAAGCACCACCGGCAGCGGGGCCGCGGCGGCAGCCGCGGCGGCGTCCATCGGCGACCCGGCGGCGCCGGCCGCCCTCGTCGGGCCCTCCCTCCAGCTCCTCACGGCCCTCTCCG AtcagaataataaaagaattgtccTTGCATTGCAAAGTGGGTTGAAGAGTGAGATACTGTGGGCATTGAATGCCCTCACAGTACTCTCTTTTAAGGAGAAGGATGATCTCCGTCGGGATGCAACACCTCTTGCTAAAGTTCCTGGGCTCTTGGATGCTCTCCTTCAAGTT ATTGATGACTGGCGAGATATCGCAATGCCCAAGGACCATACGAAACCACCAAGAGCAAGAACTTTGGGTGCCAATATAACACTGTCAGGCTTTGGTCTTGAAAATGTTGGACAAGTCTACTTAGACACTGCCAC TCCTTCAAATGATCAACCAAAGATAGAGGACTCCACTATCACAAAGAAGAGATCTGCAGGATTTTTGTTTGATGAAGATGGTCTGTTTAATATTGATGATGAAGGGCGGACAGAGAGGCAACAGTGTGCTGTTGCAGCCTCGAACATAATCCGCAATTTCTCTTTCATGCCAGAAAACGAGACTACCATGGTTCAACATAGACATTGCTTGGAGACTGTATTTCAGTGCCTGGAAGACCAAAATGCAG AAGATGATGAGCTCATAACAAATATGCTGGAGACTCTTGTCAATTTGGCACCTGTGCTGGACCTTCGAATCTTCAGCTCTTCAAAGCCATCATTTATTCCAATTAC TGAGAAAAGCGCAGTTCAAGCCATAATGAGCATGCTGGACTCTTCTGTGAAGGCGTGGCATTGTGCTGCGGCTGAATTGATTGGGCGGCTAATAATTAATCCAGACAATGAATCGTTTCTTCTTCCTGTGATTTCACAG ATATACAAGAGGTTAGTTGATCTGTTGAGCGTGCAAGCATTCGATGCACAGGCTGCTGCTGTTAGCGCACTCTACAACGTATCAGAAGTGAATATGGATTGTAGGCTGAGGCTCGCTAGTGAGCGATG GGCTGTCGACAGACTTCTCAAGATCGTGAAGGCACCACACCCGGTTGCCGAGGTTTGCAGGAAAGCAGCGGTGATATTGGAGAGCCTTGTCTCTGAGCCTCAAAACAGGATGCACCTCCTCGTCCATGAGAACACGTTTGCCGAGATCCTGACGTCGGAAGGGAAATACTCTGACACGTTCGCTCGGATCCTGTATGAGCTGACCGCGAGGCCGAGCAACAAGGTGACGTCCGGGCAAGCTATTTGGGGAAACATAAACTGA